Part of the Anopheles coluzzii chromosome 3, AcolN3, whole genome shotgun sequence genome is shown below.
GTTACGAGTGTCTTGGTAGAAAACCCCAATTTATCATTCTACGCATCCTAAAAGTAATGTGGAAAGGACTCAAAAGTAAATAGTATTGTGCCCACCTGCTTTTTATTATCTCTCCAaccacttcttcttcttcttctatttggcgtaacgtcctacgcggacatgccggcctatacaggttttcgagacttaattcattaccacgcagccggatagtcaatccttgctacggggggactgTCCATTCTGGggttgaacccatgacgggcatgttattgagtcgttcgagatGATGTAccactgtaccacgggaccgcccctacCAACTACTTATCTAGGTCGAATAAATCCAAAACGGTTTAAATAGTGATACAATGATGTGGATCAAGCATTTAACCTGGTGGTCAAATATTGTAAATTTGAGAAAACTTGATACAAATTACCCGTCATCTTAACGTACATTTAGTAAGGTATATTATCATGTTGTATATGTCATGTTGTACACCAATGATAAGAATACTGCATTCCTTAATCATTTGCTCAAAAATTATGCTCAATAGCTGTCTTTGAATTGCGTTaacttttaaataatttatgtttatgcAATTTACTTGTCAACGGGGAACATATATTTTGTTTGTCCTTATCGTATCCAATATCTCAttttcaatcctaaaattcGAAACAACATGTTTAGTAGTTAACTTTGGACAGTTGAGAATAATGCTCCTTTGCTGTCTTCATTTCAGAATCTATGGATAATCCATACTATATAGGGtttttgatcgtatcccatagatttttggttcgttcccataatttattggtattttccgattggatatcaatacggATATCAATGGTGATATGGGAAACGGCCAAATAATCGTGggaacacaccaaacaaatgggaacccaccaaaaattaaTGTGAATAAACTAATAAATCGTGAGCAACCCTTTAAGTTATaaaaaaattttaaattttctgcTGCTTATTAATAAATTAGGATAATAAGTTCCTTCAGTTTTACAAATTTGGTTCAAGCATCATTGATTTATAGATTTCAGTTTTACCTAAAAAAGTGCTATATAGATTTTAGTTTTACCTAATTGCTTTTTACCTAAAAAAGTTAACAATTTGGGTGACTTTACACATTTGAACTACATTTAAGTATCCACTTTCAAGTCGATATTTTGTAAGAACGAAGAAGTCGATCAGTTTTCAAACTCTGATCATGATCCCTAAACCACTTAGTGATTAAAGGACTGTTCTTTTCTTTAAACATTCCATCTAAACTATtaggaactatttcattgaaTCAAAATAATCAATCTTTGCGGAAATCAAATGCTTGTTGCGAGATTTCGTTTTGATTTCAGCCAACACTCCTCATCAGACACTCCAATTGAGCGATTTGGTCCAACACATGATCTCATAGACGCATCACAGTTCACAATCTCCGGAGCACCAAACACGGCATCCCCGGCGATCTCCCATCCACCATCAGTCCGAAAACGGAAATATCGATAGGATGTCCCTGGTGTGCCGTGCTTTCGTTCGCAAAGATTCATTCCCATTCCGTGTCCCACAAGCGGTTCCACAGATCGTGTTTGTCCGATTTTAGCAATCACACAGAAGTTTCCTTTTCCGTCCGAAAATGGCCCAAAAATACGGCGACAAATCTTGTCCGGCCCGACAAGTTggcgtgtgtttgtctgtaTTTTGTATCGAACTGCCTGTCGCGTGGGTGACGGCCTAAAAGAGTGCCTTACATTGCGATGGCGTAGGACGGAATCGGTCGCTGCCTGGGGGCTGCGAAGGGGAAGGAAGCTGCGAAGGCGGGATTGAATGGTTTGGATACGTTACTActtcttttacttcctctTTATCGCTGTCTCTCTCGCGCTTACATTTCTTGGAACCCGTTGGGAGGTGGTAATGTAGTCGATGTCGCCTTCGCACCGGTGACTCGGTGACACGGAGGTGCTGTGTAACCCGATgcaacacactcacgcacCGCACCTTGGCAGCTTTGGGTTGGTGAATCACGCCGGTTTTGTGTTTCTAAATTTggtattctctctctctgtgatgtgatgggtggaaaattcatcgaaaaagggaaattaaaaAGGGCAACATTCGGTGGATGTTTCCGCAGCATCGCGACGTGTTTTAGAACCTTACGGCCACATCCGAAACACAATATATCCCCTCTGCCTGTCCGCCGCCGACGAGAATGCACGCGCCGGGCCGGGATGTTGACGCAACGGAACTAAAAATAGAGCCATTGTTCTTGAAGTTCTTCGCGCATTCCAACGTGCTGCCGTGCTGCCGGCCACTTAAGTGAGAGTGGTCTATCGCTAAGACCGGCGATCACTTCCGTTCCGACGGGATGGGATCTTCTTTCCCGCCGTTTTGCGGGATGCCCTTTGCCGGGAACCGCAATGGGTAAGCAGATCAGATCGATTGCCCGCCGCGGGGTGCGCCGACTTTCGCAACGTACACGCAGCACGGTacgcacacacgtacgcatCGCAGCCCCGGTGGGCTTCATGTTCGGTGCGCGTCATCATACGCGTCGTGGCCGCAAACCGTCGACACACACGTAGGCGTCGCGGGAACACCGCTGCTTCACCGCGACGGCCTTTTCATAATATTTAATTCATGGAGTGAACCGGCGCCGAACTCAGTTCCATCCCGTCCGTCGGCCAGTAAACAAGTGATCTCCTCTACTGCTCCGTGTCCGCGCTCGAAACTGTCCAAGGGCTACCGTgtatgtgcgcgtgtgtgtgcgtgtgtgtatgctggCGTAAACCAGTGCTTAAAACAACATACCGAACCGGCTTCTTCTCGTGCGCGCAGGCGTAAGCGCAccaactctctttctctcgcgcaCGTTATCTCGCGCTCAGCGCAAAACAAGGTGTACAGAGAAAGGGCACGAGGTAAAAGGCATCCCCAACCCCCCGACCGACCGTGGGGAGATTCGTgtgactgtgtgcgtgtgtgtgtgagtgagcggCGGGGTTGTTTCGTTCGCTCAAAAACGCTGCCCTGCATCACGGCACTGTTCAGTTCGTTCGTGCATTCCGGTCCCAGTGCTGCTAGTAGTGTGAccctgtgctgctgctgtctctCTGTTACCCCACTTTGTGCACGGTGTGATCCGACATATCCCCTCCGCACCAACCAAGCACAACGTGATTACCTCATCGCGCATCCGCAAAGTGTGTCAACGCATGGCCGCGCGCAGATGGTTGGAAAAGTGATTCTAGCGCGCTAACTGGCCACGGTTAGTGATAACGGGTGCCATCACGCTATCAGTGCAGTGCAAAAGTGTCGTACAGTGGTGAAAGATAactgaaaaaaacacacccacgCCACAGGGTAATTGAATAATAAGTACGTTAAACGGTAGTGATATTGGTGTGCAATAAGTGATAAAAGTAGAACGCAAAGTGTATCCCGATAAACATGGGGTTGAATAACCGCGACAAGCAGGCAAAGCTGAAAACTCAGAGCCTGCTAGACTCCGAGCGAGCCGGACAGCAAACGGTGACGACGGTAACGGTGGATCATGGTACGGTCGCGATGCCACTGGAGTCGATGGCAACCGTCAGCTCATCGACGGCGAACAACAGCAGTTCGTTCCAGCAGTCGTCATCGCCGTCCTCCTCGACGACCTCGAAGGTCCAGTCCAGTGCAGTGGAAAGTACAGTGCAGCGCAAGTCCTCCGATGGGCGCGTGATCAGTGAAGTGCGTGAGCAAGGCTCCAAGAAGGATGGGCCAAAGTTCAGCACCGTCAGCAGCATGCGCAGTGAGGCTAACCGGGCCAAACAGATCGATAGCTTCATCGAGGAGATACATCACATCGCGAGTGATACGATCGGCTCGACCGCACTGATCGGTGCCCCGGCCGGTATGGAGCTGCCCGCCGGGACGGTCACACAGAAAACGGTGCTGCTCAGTGGTGGTGAAAGTGCGCGCAAGCAATCGTACGTCAGTGAGAGTGTTGGCGGTGGTCATACCACCCTCCAGTCCAGTGTGTCCGGTGATGCTAGTCAGCAGGTGATATCGACCATCGGGCCGAGCAAGATCGAGATCTCGAAAATGGCCCTTGACAGCAGTGCCGTGTCGAGCAGTAGCACCAGCAAAGTCATGCAAAGTAGCAGCAGTGCCATAACGaagcaagagcagcagcaatcatcatcattgtcatCTTCATCGCAGAGTGCGATGCATAGTGAGAAAAATGTGTCCGAATCTAGTGCAATCTCCAGTTCACACAAGTCTGAGTCGAAGCAGAGCAAAAGCTCCCACACgacctcgtcgtcgtcgtcgtcgtcgagcACCAGCAAACTGATGTCGAGTGCTCAAAGCAAGGCTCAGTCTGTGTCGGAAACATTCCAATCGTCCGCACATGGTACGAGCGACAGTGCACAGTCCGGACGACAGACGGATACGCTGTCGATGAACGGTGGTAGACAGTCGCTGTCCACAGTACAGTCATCACACCTGCCGGACCATTCCACGTACGATCAGAAATCATTCCAGCTGGTGGATGGAGATGGCAAGACCCGCCAGCAGCATGACAGCCAGAGCTACTCGATGGCACAGAGTCAAGCGCCGACCACGAAAATCGTGTACGATTCGGCGGGTAATCAGATCACGAGCACTTCCTCCTCGTACCAAGCCGCGCAGGGCTACAGTACCTCCTCGTTCCAGACGGAGTTCTCCGACGGAGTCGATTTGTCGAAGTCGGCCAAGGACAGTTCCGCTGGAACGGCCAAGCTTCGCCAGACGGCGAACAACCAGAATCAAGTGCTGTACGATACAGCGGGCAACCGGATCACGACCACCGGCTCCTCATCGTATCAAGCGGCGCAAGGTTACAGTTCCTCGTCCTTCCAGAGCTCCGAAGCGATGGACTCAAAGTCATCGAAGGACTACATGTCCTCTACCAGTACATCCACGAAGCAGAGTCACAATGTGTCCACTTCCAAGGGTATGACGTCCAGCAGCGCAAAGGACTCTATCATCGACTCAACCACACTGGACAACTACTCGGTGCAGTTGCACGATTCGTCCACCGGTCAGCAACACTCCAACAATATGCTCATGAAAACGGAGTCGGCCCACACCGTGGCCAGCCTTTCGTCGGCACACGACGCACTGGCCAGTACGATCCAGAGCACGCAGCTCATTACGGAATCGGCGAGCGAGGCGCAGCAGCGCCAGCAACACTCCGAGTCGACCAAAACGTACGAAACGTCCTCGCACTATGCGCAGATGGACGAGGAAAGCCGTTCCCGGCGCAAGACGTCCGAGTATCGCGAGCAGCGCGAATCGAATGCCGCCATCCTGAAGCGCAAGATCTACGACGAGCACGGGCGGCGGCTGAACTTGATCGATGAGAAAATTGTGCCGAAAGACATCGTGACGGCGGACCTGCAGGACGACGTGACGAACGTGACCAAAACGTCGTTCGAGGCGAAACTGTTCAACCCGAAGCTGAAGCGATGGGAGCTGGTCGACCAGAAGACGATACTGGAGAAGGACATTACCACCGACATACCGGTGGAGATCGTCCAGGAGCTGGAGGTGGAGCGTCCCGAGCTGGCCAACATCACCACGACGATTCAGATGACGAAGGTTAGTGTTGCTACGCATTGCGGTTGGGTTCTGAAGGTGCTTTTGAACATCACAACTAACATTAATCCCTTAATGTGCTTGTATGTGTAGGTATACGATGCCAAGACCAAGCAGTGGAAAACGATCGATCAGAAGAAGCACATCGATGTGCTGGAAAAGATCACCTTCCTGGAGGAAAGCTCCGGACGCTCGGAGCTGGACGAGTCGGAGCGAACGAAAAACATGAAATCCATGGACATGGTGGTAGGTCTCGATGAAACAAGACACATCTAGATCATTTTAAAAGCTGCATTTTGTACTCGCATTTGTTCTTTCACAGGACCGTGTGACAATCAAGGAGGTGAGCGATCTAAGCGATCAGAAACGAAACCAGATCAACAAAACGTCCAAACGCACAGACCAACAAACCATCCAGGAGCAGTGCATCTGCGAAATCTGTACCTGCGGGTAAGTGTAACAATGAGTGGGGCGACCTCCCTGATGCCCACGTTTTTCTGTCCTCTTATTGGTCTCACGTCTGGCATTCAAACACCCACCAGCGGCATGGGGTACGTTGCATGTCCTTCAAAAGCGTTCAACGCGATCGGAAGAGGAAACTGCAGCGCACAGACGGCGATGCTCGTCCCCCTACTTGGTCGGAATTAATAGCTCCCACTGGTTCACTTCTCCCAATTCCTCCATGTCTCAttcattcccccccccccctcccctgaCCACTTGCCCCCAATCAATGCCGACGACCGTGTGTAAACCTTAAATGGTCAATTGGCAAGATCGCCGTGCTGAGCGTGTTTGCGGTTCGTTTGGTCGCCGTCGTTTCAATTTATGCTCATTTACAATCAACCTACGCGCCTTGCCCGCGATGACATCATCGCGGGTGCTTTGCCACGATTGAGCCCGAGATGCGAGATAGtggtgttgctggtggtggtagttgtgcgATCATCATCGGCAGCGCCCGCTGTCAGCAATGTTGggtgttatttatttagtttgttttggtttgcctCTTGCCACGGATGCTTTCAGCTGTGAGCTCTTTTGATTCTTCTCTTCACACTTCTTCATTGTGTGGCGATTCCCTTTATGTACAGGGTTTCTTATGTATTTTTGACTTTTTGTGATTACAACAAAGCGATGAAATAGGGGtagttgtattttttatttttctaagtaaaatacaaaaacaagaaacatgatgtataaaaaataatttatttcgtCGAGTATTTTTAAACTCATATTTTTATGTATTGGACCAATTTTTCTTGGTCAAAGGCTTTTTTAACGACACCACAATTCTCATGTGCCTCTCAAATATAATCAAAAAGCTTTTATCAAGAGAAACTAGTTCACTTAACCCATACCGGTCATGGAATTGATCCCAATCTCATAAAGGTTTTAGTATTGGTTCCGGAACCATATTTGTCTTGAAACTGTTTTTAAACGTATAACATTCCTGTCCTTGAACTAATCTTATAAAATATTACCCCTGAAACTGATCATGAATCTAAACCTATCCTGAATTTAACTAAGCACTCCCACTGTCTCTAGAGTTGATCCTAACACCATGTCGTTTCCCAAATTAATCTCCAACTAAATCGAATCAATACCGATCCTGGTATGATTCCGGGCACCATTTACACTTCAATGGTTTGATggcggggggggaggggtgctCAGAATCCCTGTACTGGGTCCATATACTTTATGAGTCCCTTCATCCATGGGGCCCCTATATAGCACAGAAGCTCCTGCTGAGAGTACTGTACACATTGTTCTATATGCTGGAATTACCATACACTGGGCCCCTACATTGACGGGGtcccccgcggccgctcagtccgcgcaccgttaaatccgccactgggtTTAGGTACTTAGgcgaaagcggggcaaaatgggcatgtggggcaaaatgggcaccctctatttaagcattttttgactacaaagatactttgcaatgctcaaaatgtattcattagagtgttctattaacaccatgtaagtttcataacccttacataacaaataacgaagaaaaatgcaaaataaggtttagtagcatattgatgtaatttttgccacttcgaaaataagcttaaaccagtgtcacagggatgcgttgaagttttacacGATATGTTTTTagagatatgatatttctatacaatttgtctgaagaaagcaaggcgattgaatgcgtatttttactaatataacaaaaattacaaaaatgcttcacgtggggcaaaatggacagttacacttggggcaaaatgggcagatgcttttgacacAGCTTCTAAAGATTCGaatttgtagatttaaacgtgtaaaaactgttgtaattttgataacatatttttgtaagaattttaagggcttttctgaccagcaaaacaaaagatagaacgaaaatacatttcacgaaacgtgcgcaaaagcatagaccattacctaagcgcagttgttgtggcccattttgccccagtgtGTTGACGTTTCACACTTTGTTTACatgtgcccattttgccccagggctatgcccattttactaTTTTGTCAAAAAAGCTTCTCGAAAAACATCAACTtgtattttacattattttaatgtttttaagttgttttcattctacgtggcaattttaatccatagataaatggtggagacatacaataatgaaagagaTCATTTAGCCCCGCTTTCTCCTACGTGAGTAACTGATTCCGCTACCATATTTGTCAATGAAACATTTCCGGCATCTGTTTTAAATATTCAGCGCAGTTTTCCGATTAATTAGCCAGCACATAACttactattttttaaaaattataaattaattgTGTATATCCTTTTATGAACTTCACATTTCAGACGGCATAACTGCTACAACTGTGGAGGAGGTACTGCAACGACACAAACTAAATCCTCAAAATATACTGCCACGAGCAATTCGGAAAATGTTTACCATCAAGGTAAATTTAATCCAGATATAAACTGTATGTGCactataattatttttattattttcttcttttagaAAATTTCACATCAGAGCTCAGTGCGCAAGCAACGTCGGGAAGACGAGGAACATGGACAATAGAAGATGCAGAAGATCATCTGAATCGAAGGGAATCGTACACGATTGAACATAGCAGCACCGCAAACGAAACATCGGAACGCAGACTCACGTGGACGAAGGATGATTTGGAAAAGGTTGATGTCACGAAGCTTAAAGCTGACTACATGCGACCAAAACCAATCAAGCATGAAGATAATCTCAAGCCCGAAGGAGCATTTACGGTGCCGGAACGAGCAGGATACACCCCAGGGGAGCGTGTCAAGCCGATAAAACCCGATGACAACCTTCGTCCAGAGGGCGAGTTCTCTACTCCAGAGAAGCTTCAGTACAGACCGGCCGAGCGTCCAAAGCAGGTTCGACCTGAGGATAACCTCAGACCGGAAGGAGACTTCGAGAAACCTGAGAAGCCTCAATACAGACCGGCCGAGCGTCCGAAACAGATCAAACCTGAGGATAACCTGCGTACTGAGGGAGAGTTCCAGGCTCCTGAGCGTCCAGAGTATCGTCCTGGAGAGCGACCGAAGCCTGTGCGTCACGATGATAATCTTCGTCCCGAGGGAGACTTCGAGCGTCCCGAGAAATCACCATTCCGACCAGCCGAGCGACCGAAGCAGGTTCGTCCTGAGGACAATCTTCGTCCAGAGGGCGATTTCTCTACTCCAGAGAAGCTTCAGTACAGACCGGCCGAGCGTCCAAAGCAGGTTCGACCTGAGGATAACCTCAGACCGGAAGGAGAGTTCGAGAAACCTGAGAAGCCTCAATACAGACCGGCCGAGCGTCCGAAACAGATCAAACCTGAGGATAACCTGCGTACTGAGGGAGAGTTCCAGGCTCCTGAGCGTCCAGAGTATCGTCCTGGAGAAAGACCGAAGCCTGTGCGTCACGATGATAATCTTCGTCCCGAGGGAGACTTCGAGCGTCCCGAGAAATCACCATTCCGACCAGCCGAGCGACCGAAGCAGGTTCGTCCTGAGGACAATCTTCGTCCAGAGGGCGATTTCTCTACTCCAGAGAAGCCTCAGTACAGACCGGCCGAGCGACCGAAGCAGATTCGACCTGAGGATAACCTCAGACCGGAAGGAGAGTTCGAGAAGCCTGAGAAGCCTCAGTACAGACCGGCCGAGCGTCCGAAGCAGATCAAACCTGAAGATAACCTGCGTACTGAGGGAGAGTTCCAGGCTCCTGAGCGTCCAGAGTATCGTCCTGGAGAGCGTCCGAAGCCTGTGCGTCACGATGATAATCTTCGTCCCGAGGGAGACTTCGAGCGTCCCGAGAAATCTCCATTCCGACCAGCCGAGCGACCGAAGCAGGTTCGTCCTGAGGACAATCTTCGTCCAGAGGGCGAGTTCTCTACTCCAGAGAAGCCTCAGTATAGACCGGCCGAGCGTCCGAAGCAGGTTCGACCTGAGGATAACCTCAGACCGGAAGGAGAGTTCGAGAAGCCTGAGAAGCCTCAGTACAGACCGGCCGAGCGTCCGAAGCAGATTAAACCTGAGGATAACCTGCGCACTGAGGGAGAGTTCCAGGCTCCTGAGCGTCCAGAGTATCGTCCTGGAGAGCGACCGAAGCCTGTGCGTCACGATGATAATCTTCGTCCCGAGGGAGACTTCGAGCGTCCCGAGAAATCACCATTCCGACCAGCCGAGCGACCGAAGCAGGTTCGTCCTGAGGACAATCTTCGTCCAGAAGGCGATTTCTCTACTCCAGAGAAGCCTCAGTACAGACCGGCCGAGCGTCCAAAACAGGTTCGTCCTCAAGATAACCTCAAGCCCGAAGGTGATTTCGAACGACCTCAGCCTACGATTGTAGGAAAGGCCGAGAGAGCTCAGATTGTTCGTCACGAGGACAATCTGTATATGGAAGGCAACTTCGAACGTACTGAGAAAACGGTTTACATATCTGGCGAGCGACCGAAGCCCATAAGACCTGATGATAATCTTCGTCCTGAGGGAGACTTCGAGCGCCCCGAGAAATCACCATTCCGACCAGCCGAGCGACCGAAGCAGGTTCGTCCTGAGGACAATCTTCGTCCAGAGGGCGAGTTCTCTACTCCAGAGAAGCCTCAGTACAGACCGGCCGAGCGTCCGAAGCAGATTCGACCTGAGGATAACCTCAGACCGGAAGGAGAGTTCGAGAAGCCTGAGAAGCCTCAGTACAGACCGGCCGAGCGTCCGAAGCAGATCAAACCTGAAGATAACCTGCATACTGAAGGAGAGTTCCAGACTCCTGAGCGTCCAGAGTATCGTCCTGGAGAGCGACCGAAGCCCATAAGACCTGATGATAATCTTCGTCCTGAAGGAGACTTCGAGCGTCCCGAGAAATCTCCATTCCGACCAGCCGAGCGACCGAAGCAGGTTCGTCCTGAAGACAACCTTCGTCCCGAGGGCGAGTTCTCTACTCCAGAGAAGCCTCAGTACAAATCGGCCGAGCGACCGAAGCAGGTTCGTCCTCAAGATAACCTCAGACCGGAAGGAGAGTTCGAGAAGCCTGAGAAGCCTCAGTACAGACCGGCCGAGCGTCCGAAGCAGATCAAACCTGAGGATAATCTGCGCACTGAGGGTGAGTTCCAGACTCCTGAGCGTCCAGAGTATCGTCCTGGAGAGCGACCGAAGCCTGTGCGTCACGATGATAATCTTCGTCCCGAGGGAGACTTCGAGCGTCCCGAAAAATCTCCATTCCGACCAGCCGAGCGACCGAAGCAGGTTCGTCCTGAAGACAATCTTCGTCCAGAGGGCGAGTTCTCTACTCCAGAGAAGCCTCAGTATAGACCGGCCGAGCGTCCGAAGCAGGTTCGTCCTCAAGATAACCTCAAGCCCGAAGGTGATTTCGAACGACCTCAGCCTACGATTGTAGGAAAGGCCGAGAGAGCTCAGATTGTTCGTCACGAGGGCAATCTGTATATGGAAGGCAACTTCGAACGTACTGAGAAAACGGTTTACATATCTGGCGAGCGACCGAAGCCCATAAGACCTGATGATAATCTTCGTCCCGAGGGAGACTTCGAGCGTCCCGAGAAATCTCCATTCCGACCAGCCGAGCGACCGAAGCAGGTTCGTCCTGAGGACAATCTTCGTCCAGAGGGCGAGTTCTCTACTCCAGAGAAGCCTCAGTACAGACCGGCCGAGCGACCGAAGCAGGTTCGACCTGAGGATAACCTCAGACCGGAAGGAGAGTTCGAGAAGCCTGAGAAGCCTCAGTACAGACCGGCCGAGCGTCCGAAGCAGATCAAACCTGAAGATAACCTGCGTACTGAAGGAGAGTTCCAGGCTCCTGAGCGTCCAGAGTATCGTCCTGGGGAACGACCGAAGCCTGTGCGTCACGATGATAATCTTCGTCCCGAGGGAGACTTCGAGCGTCCCGAGAAATCTCCATTCCGACCAGCCGAGCGACCGAAGCAGGTTCGTCCTGAGGACAATCTTCGTCCAGAGGGCGATTTCTCTACTCCAGAGAAGCCTCAGTATAGACCGGCCGAGCGACCGAAGCAGGTTCGTCCTCAAGATAACCTCAAGCCCGAAGGTGATTTCGAACGACCTCAGCCTACGATTGTAGGAAAGGCCGAGAGAGCTCAGATAGTTCGTCACGAGGACAATCTGTACATGGAAGGCAACTTCGAACGTACTGAGAAAACGGTTTACATATCTGGCGAGCGACCGAAGCCCATAAGACCTGATGATAATCTTCGTCCCGAGGGAGACTTCGAGCGTCCCGAGAAATCACCATTCCGACCAGCCGAGCGACCGAAGCAGGTTCGTCCTGAGGACAATCTTCGTCCAGAGGGCGATTTCTCTACTCCAGAGAAGCCTCAGTATAGACCGGCCGAGCGTCCGAAGCAGGTTCGTCCTCAAGATAACCTCAAGCCCGAAGGTGATTTCGAACGACCTCAGCCTACGATTGTAGGAAAGGCCGAGAGAGCTCAGATAGTTCGTCACGAGGACAATCTGTACATGGAAGGCAACTTCGAACGTACTGAGAAAACGGTTTACATATCTGGCGAGCGACCGAAGCCCATAAGACCTGATGATAATCTTCGTCCCGAGGGAGACTTCGAGCGTCCCGAGAAATCACCATTCCGACCAGCCGAGCGACCGAAGCAGGTTCGTCCTGAAGACAATCTTCGTCCAGAGGGCGAGTTCTCTACTCCAGAG
Proteins encoded:
- the LOC120958519 gene encoding uncharacterized protein LOC120958519 isoform X8 produces the protein MGLNNRDKQAKLKTQSLLDSERAGQQTVTTVTVDHGTVAMPLESMATVSSSTANNSSSFQQSSSPSSSTTSKVQSSAVESTVQRKSSDGRVISEVREQGSKKDGPKFSTVSSMRSEANRAKQIDSFIEEIHHIASDTIGSTALIGAPAGMELPAGTVTQKTVLLSGGESARKQSYVSESVGGGHTTLQSSVSGDASQQVISTIGPSKIEISKMALDSSAVSSSSTSKVMQSSSSAITKQEQQQSSSLSSSSQSAMHSEKNVSESSAISSSHKSESKQSKSSHTTSSSSSSSSTSKLMSSAQSKAQSVSETFQSSAHGTSDSAQSGRQTDTLSMNGGRQSLSTVQSSHLPDHSTYDQKSFQLVDGDGKTRQQHDSQSYSMAQSQAPTTKIVYDSAGNQITSTSSSYQAAQGYSTSSFQTEFSDGVDLSKSAKDSSAGTAKLRQTANNQNQVLYDTAGNRITTTGSSSYQAAQGYSSSSFQSSEAMDSKSSKDYMSSTSTSTKQSHNVSTSKGMTSSSAKDSIIDSTTLDNYSVQLHDSSTGQQHSNNMLMKTESAHTVASLSSAHDALASTIQSTQLITESASEAQQRQQHSESTKTYETSSHYAQMDEESRSRRKTSEYREQRESNAAILKRKIYDEHGRRLNLIDEKIVPKDIVTADLQDDVTNVTKTSFEAKLFNPKLKRWELVDQKTILEKDITTDIPVEIVQELEVERPELANITTTIQMTKVYDAKTKQWKTIDQKKHIDVLEKITFLEESSGRSELDESERTKNMKSMDMVDRVTIKEVSDLSDQKRNQINKTSKRTDQQTIQEQCICEICTCGRHNCYNCGGGTATTQTKSSKYTATSNSENVYHQENFTSELSAQATSGRRGTWTIEDAEDHLNRRESYTIEHSSTANETSERRLTWTKDDLEKVDVTKLKADYMRPKPIKHEDNLKPEGAFTVPERAGYTPGERVKPIKPDDNLRPEGEFSTPEKLQYRPAERPKQVRPEDNLRPEGDFEKPEKPQYRPAERPKQIKPEDNLRTEGEFQAPERPEYRPGERPKPVRHDDNLRPEGDFERPEKSPFRPAERPKQVRPEDNLRPEGEFSTPEKPQYRPAERPKQVRPQDNLKPEGDFERPQPTIVGKAERAQIVRHEDNLYMEGNFERTEKTVYISGERPKPIRPDDNLRPEGDFERPEKSPFRPAERPKQVRPEDNLRPEGEFSTPEKPQYRPAERPKQIRPEDNLRPEGEFEKPEKPQYRPAERPKQIKPEDNLHTEGEFQTPERPEYRPGERPKPIRPDDNLRPEGDFERPEKSPFRPAERPKQVRPEDNLRPEGEFSTPEKPQYKSAERPKQVRPQDNLRPEGEFEKPEKPQYRPAERPKQIKPEDNLRTEGEFQAPERPEYRPGERPKPVRHDDNLRPEGDFERPEKSPFRPAERPKQVRPEDNLRPEGDFSTPEKPQYRPAERPKQVRPQDNLKPEGDFERPQPTIVGKAERAQIVRHEDNLYMEGNFERTEKTVYISGERPKPIRPDDNLRPEGDFERPEKSPFRPAERPKQVRPEDNLRPEGDFSTPEKPQYRPAERPKQVRPQDNLKPEGDFERPQPTIVGKAERAQIVRHEDNLYMEGNFERTEKTVYISGERPKPIRPDDNLRPEGDFERPEKSPFRPAERPKQVRPEDNLRPEGDFSTPEKPQYRPAERPKQVRPEDNLRPEGEFEKPEKPQYRPAERPKQIKPEDNLRTEGEFQAPERPEYRPGERPKPVRHDDNLRPEGDFERPEKSPFRPAERPKQVRPEDNLRPEGDFSTPEKPQYRPAERPKQVRPEDNLRPEGDFEKPEKPQFRPAERPKQIKPEDNLRTEGEFQAPERPEYRPGERPKPVRHDDNLRPEGDFERPEKSPFRPAERPKQVRPEDNLKPEGSFEKPEKPQYRPAERPKQVKPLDNLRPEGDFERPKPTPVGKPDRAQIVKHEDNLRVEGNFERVEKTVFVAGERPKPIKPDDNLRPEGDFMTPEKQQFRPAERPKQIKPQDNLRPEGDFERPQKSPIGPGERPKPIRHDDNLRPEGSFERPEKATFKPAERPKQIRPEDNLRTEGEFEKPEKPQFRPAERPKQVKPQDNLQIEGDYNTFKEYTEQKQRKEAILKEVHEPGIADGAVLVTTQTVTTILKGEKKQPTGRQVTSNEVHDHATRSESESFTHSHSQHQQQHHTSEQVSSSTAINRAQRIEASTNERDQTTSQRSATKHSQSIHDVSGRNVAESITNHSQHHVVNGKTVVGGMTEHQSHSSHSLKSSSSSSKVHQTSSSTMQQHSSAIKSSSSSSSSSNTHQHQDSLHQLQHGETRHTRTNGTIVTGDDGGPLPGGVQHHTREQMTGSQVSSSSSKVVIDGKVVTDKSASSKLASEKLAIDGVVVTDKSFVERQKTGFDGMESISNVQTTGQNVHGATSSNLQDTTSTSTGSHSSTKTQSQTRSTNNIIHAESSTNGHPVGRRNGSLTTSSQAGSGQMAETQVKKLIGGKWVTKTIKTESKSFAQDHHQHEAVHGDSKMVHSDHVARQQHQTQSAGTEMHSHSISTSSSSVSKSQSSSTIVSDKTVQRGVRETTVSAGSPSGRPAAGARGGSSIVLGESTIDSSSSKRQQTSTTTKLIGGKLVHVTNASDSNNNSSAGKASAQNASNAHHSSLQEQLSSQTASSTSTASNVMKSSRTSESSTTRNTSTIGQQSSTSQQQQQQYNRKNTFASSENVNNSILCRPAQTSTATTTQHAANGVAGGMSVSGSIQRKSISNLNDSAMYSTTNRTSYSSLHRRGKESAESRMQDYVKTLETGTITNRTVRGQPCPPPTLASTGLSNSSSTATASSSTSMSAANQKSLRDYHSAMNVTRSSSTKANASSISFGDDKFHGTSSYKVQYIQQHEGRCPAAAHDNMKLSKVTKQHTYYVRDKK